CAGACATTAGACAAACCGCAtattccactacactacccatggAGCAGGTTGACAGTTGAACAGTTATGATACACAGCCAAGTCAGACAGGTCACCTGAGGTCAGAGAGGTCCTGTTTGACAGGGATGTAGTGTACCCAGGGCAGCAGCTGGGGATAGAAGAACTCCAGCCACTCCTCCCCTACATGGAAGACCAGAGAGCCACACAGGAACAGGTGCTTGAGGCGGAAGCTGGCCGCCACGCCCCGGAAGTTGAACAGGTACctgaggggttagaggtcagatgATGAGGTAGGAATTGTGGTGGAAATCACACAGTGTGTACAGGGTAAGGAAAAAGTTACCCTGTCCTTGGTAGTCTAACAGGTGGGGCCACAATGGTGAGTTAATGATTTGGAGCCCTGGCCTGACGTGCAAATGTAACTGATGCTGACAATGCACACCTGTAGTGTTTTATTCCATAGCTGAAGGTTTAAGATAAATAGCCAGGGTTAATTAACAGACCTTTGAAACAGGTAATGGAAGTTTCCCTCTCAACTCATGAAAACCAGGGCCATGTTTTCTCAGTCAATctaaaaatctctgaagctaaaaacattttttttttttaaattagtcAAATTTTATCCAGGCTGACCTGGAAAATGCCAGTGAGTGTCAGAGTGAAGCCACATCTATGCACTTGATGTAAAACATTGTAAACACAAAACCAAGCGCAATGCAATTCCACCATGATATCTTGTTCTTACTTGTATTGACAATGCTCCACCAGGGGAATCTCCTTAGCTGGTGGTCTACCTAGTGTGTcctaagaaagaaagaagaggcaATTGAAcagttgttgatgttgatattGCGGTTGAAAAACATAGCACTGCTCTCAGTGCATTCAAGCCACTGTCACACAGACATTTGCATTGGTAGTTCCAGACGGACCTTCTCAGACTTCCAGGCCTGGTTCTTTGTGTACTCAGCATCCACCAGGTCTGGAGCCTCTCTGGACAGAAGGACCAGGGGGTCCCTCTCAGGACTAGTCCTGGAGCCTCTGAAGAATCCTCTGGACTCTTTCCTCTTCCAGGACCACTGTGCTGCCGATCTAACACAAACAGATTGTTTGTGAATAACAGAGAAAATTACCTGgtaatataaataaaatacaagtGTTTCCTTGTACCACAAGGTCAAACCTACTTTTTAAGGTCATCCCTCATGAGGTCCCATCGTCCTAGTCCAGTGGGATATATGGGCCATACCGCTGGGCCCCCCTCCCAAAAGGTCCAGGCAGGATACATGATGTCCTGGTAGTCAGCAGTCTAAATGCACACAACACACTTTCATTTTACACACACAAATGCCATCACATTGGACAACTCTCTTTTACTACTTccaacaaatatatatacatttacaaaagtaGAAACATTTATAAATAACATAAACAAGCaacactgttgtgtgtgtgtgtgtgtgtgtgtgatgaggacATGCATGGTCGCAGAGCTGACCTTACTGAAAGACAGGACAGGCAGGATAGGCTGCACCCAGCCTGGCACCTGAGGGTAGTCCCGCACGTTCACCACCATCTCCACGTCTGGCAACTTGTCAATCACCTGCAGGATGAAGTGCTCCACCCCACTACACCTAAAccaatcagagagacagacagctgggacaTGATGACTATCATATTAACTTGCTCACTACTGATATAGGCCTAAAGATAATACATTTTACTAAACCACTAATTAACGGACCACATTTATCATACAAAACCAGGGTCTGATTTCTAAGCTTGATGAGAAACACAAACTCAGATGTGTTCAGAGACTAATTGTAATGTTTTGTTTCCTCACCTGGCTGGGAACATACAGTTCTGTTCCCGATACAGTTTACCACTAATGATTTGGTAATGGGTGCCCACGCCACGACGAAGCGTGTCCGCCATTAGCTCCTCAGACACTCCTTCTCTGAAGGGTCGTAGGTCATCATTCAAGACACTGGATGGATTGAGGACAACGGAGAGAGAATGAAGGATCTGCTCTAACAAGGCAACCAATGGCTTTTGTTAAAAAGCTGAAACCCTTTTGTATAGCAATACTGTTCTCATAGGAAGCAACATCGGTTCTCCTGCATGCATTACCTGAGATGGCAACTGCAGTTGTATGGGCTGCAAGGCTTGTAAAGTTGCGTGGCTTTGGTGATCTTTTCAAGGTATATCTGCCACCTGCCACCATTACCTAATAAAACAGAGCTTGTTAGGCAAAGAGCATGCAGTTCCTGGACTACTGAAATACAGATCAGTGTGCATGATTGCTTACACACTGAAAGCCCGTGGCAAAGGCTACTTACACTGCATTGGGTTGTAAATATGAGATAAACTAGC
The Salmo salar chromosome ssa16, Ssal_v3.1, whole genome shotgun sequence DNA segment above includes these coding regions:
- the poglut1 gene encoding protein O-glucosyltransferase 1 yields the protein MRLPWLLIPLLTLQFCGVDFSVAGSGNGGRWQIYLEKITKATQLYKPCSPYNCSCHLSVLNDDLRPFREGVSEELMADTLRRGVGTHYQIISGKLYREQNCMFPARCSGVEHFILQVIDKLPDVEMVVNVRDYPQVPGWVQPILPVLSFSKTADYQDIMYPAWTFWEGGPAVWPIYPTGLGRWDLMRDDLKKSAAQWSWKRKESRGFFRGSRTSPERDPLVLLSREAPDLVDAEYTKNQAWKSEKDTLGRPPAKEIPLVEHCQYKYLFNFRGVAASFRLKHLFLCGSLVFHVGEEWLEFFYPQLLPWVHYIPVKQDLSDLRELLQFVKENDDIAQEIAVRGQRFILDHLRMEDVSCYWERLLTEFGGLLKYKLQRKTNYNQVIHKHGRTEL